In Nocardia sp. NBC_01327, the genomic stretch TGGATGACATGAGCTGGGACGCAGCGCATATCGTGGGCGGCTCGCTCGGCGGCATGATCGCCCAGACGATGGCGATCGAATTCCCGCGGCGGGTGCGTTCCCTGACCTCCATCATGTCGTCGCCGTCGGCGCGCATCGGCCGTGCGACCATTCGCAACAGCATGCGGGTCGCGGGATTGCTTCAGCAGCCGGTGCATTCCGCGGCCGAGGCGGCTGATCAGATGATCGCGATGTACCGGATGATCGGCACCCCCGCGGAAAACTATCCGCTCGATATCGAATGGCTTCGGGAGGTCGGTGCGGAGAGTTTCCGGCGGGCCTACGATCCGGCGGGCAAACTGCGCCAGCAGGTCGCGCTGCTCGCGGCTCCGGATCGCACCAAAGCCCTTGGCGCAGTCCGTGTACCGACCCTCGTCATGCACGGCACCGCCGATGTGATGATCCGCCCGGAAGGCGGTCGTGCGACCGCGAACGCGGTGCCGGGCGCGAAGCTGGTACTGCTACCGGGCGTCGGGCACGGTGCGTTCCCGAGGGCGGTATGGCCGACGATGATCGACAATATCCGCGCCATCGCGCACTGATCGCCGCATTCCCAGCGTCGGGGGCGATGGCGGTCTATGCGGGTGGGCCTGCGATGCGGGACATGTAGGCGTTGAGCGTTTCGGCGATATGGTCCTCTGCGGCGAACCCGATGTATCCGTCCGGCCGTATGAGGAACGCGATGGTGTCGCCGGGGGTGACGTCGTAGGTGACCTGCAAGATATCGGCGGTCGCGGGCGAATCGAGTGCTACCGCGAGTATCCGGACGGCGATGTCCGAATGGTGTTGGTGTGCAATCGCATTGACTGCATCGGTGGCGTTGCTGCCGAATACGAGGCATGTCAGCTCTGGATCGCGCAGCAGGTCGAAAATCCGCTGCGCCGCACCGCTCTCGAGCTTCAATGGCCCATCCGGCGCGCGGTCGCCGGCTCGCACCTCGCCCGGTGTGGTCCGGTACTCCTCGCTGAGTCCGCGTTCTCGATAGTTGTTGCGCAGCTGGAAGATATCGGGTGTCTCGCCGTGCTCGTCGGCGGTGCTCAGACCCGCCATCAGCCGGGCCGCGATCGGTCGGCGCTCCTGCTCGTAACTGTCGAGCAGGCGGTCCGGTGCGCCCTCGAGCACTGCGGCCAGCTTCCAAGCCAGATTGTGTGAATCCTGAACCGCGGTATTGAGCCCCTGTCCACCGGCGGCCGGAACGGCGTGTGCGGCATCGCCGACGAGGAATACCCGCCCGTCACGGAATCGGCTCGCCAGCCGTTCATTGGTGCGGTGCAGCGTGATCCAGGGTGCGTCGGTGAAGCGCACAGTCGTGTTGCCGGAGCGCTCCTCGAACAGCCGCTGCAGGGTCGAAAGCATCAATTCCGTCGCTTCCTCGTCCGGTGCGAGGGGCGCGAC encodes the following:
- a CDS encoding alpha/beta fold hydrolase, which translates into the protein MSNEIQTAGRARNGAVSIAYEVFGPATGEPMLLLMGTGMQMLVWNEDFCNDLVRDGFQVIRMDNRDVGLSTHLADAGEPGMFDMILRPKAAASYSLADMAADAVAVLDDMSWDAAHIVGGSLGGMIAQTMAIEFPRRVRSLTSIMSSPSARIGRATIRNSMRVAGLLQQPVHSAAEAADQMIAMYRMIGTPAENYPLDIEWLREVGAESFRRAYDPAGKLRQQVALLAAPDRTKALGAVRVPTLVMHGTADVMIRPEGGRATANAVPGAKLVLLPGVGHGAFPRAVWPTMIDNIRAIAH
- a CDS encoding FAD-dependent monooxygenase — protein: MQTPVLVVGGGPAGLVAALGLARRGAGVRLLEQAEGPSAASRAKGLQPRTLEMLEQLGVLDEILAAGGRFPRWRSYRSGELAWEKSIYELLGTGDPVATTAIPYPETWMVAQWRTEDILRRALSEQGVEVEYGSALDTVDQDGDGVTATIRRSGASEQIRASYVIAADGAASTVRGLLGISFDGITREDERFLTADVRTADLDREFWHNWSKPDDPAARVSICPLPGTDTFQFVAPLAPDEEATELMLSTLQRLFEERSGNTTVRFTDAPWITLHRTNERLASRFRDGRVFLVGDAAHAVPAAGGQGLNTAVQDSHNLAWKLAAVLEGAPDRLLDSYEQERRPIAARLMAGLSTADEHGETPDIFQLRNNYRERGLSEEYRTTPGEVRAGDRAPDGPLKLESGAAQRIFDLLRDPELTCLVFGSNATDAVNAIAHQHHSDIAVRILAVALDSPATADILQVTYDVTPGDTIAFLIRPDGYIGFAAEDHIAETLNAYMSRIAGPPA